One Kangiella geojedonensis DNA segment encodes these proteins:
- a CDS encoding peptidoglycan DD-metalloendopeptidase family protein translates to MQKETKDILKRSAVRSLWIVAIVLGLYLLQGCGNPRLAPVEEREATGEGAKLHSFYPPTEVDNSQQFYIVKPADTLYSIAFRYGFDYKTLAEANNIDATYTIYPGQKLDLEKARQYESDRQVDTSQIAKNDNSSNTVVSSRRGVQEVSRTAVTTVERPTVTSTNKPNNKPTTNTSSSTAKNTPKPKKTISTPKKAEPVKKKPKAKPATTSSYTSRPVKYWMWPNMGKVITRFTGVKGSRGIDIAGNMGEPVRAAAPGLVVYSGRGLRGYGNLIIVKHNNDFISAYAHNKRLLVKENEIIKAGQKIAEIGNTDSDIPKLHFEIRFKGKPVDPLRYLPKR, encoded by the coding sequence ATGCAAAAAGAGACCAAAGACATTTTAAAGCGTTCGGCGGTGCGGTCCTTGTGGATTGTGGCGATTGTTTTAGGTCTGTATTTATTGCAAGGGTGCGGTAACCCTCGTTTAGCGCCCGTAGAAGAGCGAGAGGCGACGGGCGAAGGTGCCAAGCTCCATAGCTTTTACCCTCCAACCGAGGTCGATAACAGCCAACAATTCTATATCGTTAAGCCCGCAGATACGCTTTATTCGATTGCTTTTCGGTATGGCTTTGATTACAAAACGTTAGCCGAAGCCAATAATATAGATGCTACTTACACTATCTACCCAGGCCAAAAACTCGATCTTGAAAAAGCGCGTCAATACGAAAGCGATCGCCAAGTGGATACCTCGCAGATCGCAAAAAACGACAACTCATCAAACACTGTCGTCAGTAGTCGCCGTGGCGTACAAGAAGTTAGCCGAACGGCTGTAACCACCGTAGAGCGACCGACAGTAACAAGTACTAACAAACCTAATAATAAACCAACGACTAATACCAGCTCTAGCACTGCAAAGAATACGCCAAAGCCAAAGAAGACCATTTCGACCCCAAAGAAAGCTGAGCCTGTAAAAAAGAAACCAAAAGCCAAACCTGCAACGACTAGTAGCTATACCAGTAGACCTGTGAAGTATTGGATGTGGCCAAATATGGGTAAGGTTATTACTCGGTTCACTGGCGTAAAAGGCTCTCGTGGTATTGATATTGCCGGTAATATGGGAGAACCCGTCAGGGCTGCAGCTCCCGGTCTCGTGGTTTACTCAGGGCGAGGTTTGCGAGGCTATGGAAACTTAATTATCGTCAAGCACAACAATGATTTTATTAGTGCTTATGCGCACAACAAGCGCTTATTAGTAAAAGAAAACGAAATCATCAAAGCTGGGCAGAAAATTGCTGAAATTGGTAATACAGATTCAGATATCCCAAAACTCCACTTCGAAATCCGCTTCAAAGGTAAGCCAGTTGATCCGTTGAGATACCTGCCTAAGAGGTAA
- a CDS encoding YqaA family protein, whose amino-acid sequence MKIFTKMYDACLRWARHQYAVYILGFISFIESIFFPIPTAVMLAPMALAKPNRALWLAFIAATTSVLGGVVAYIIGAFAFESWVLPWIIELGYESTYNRALDWFAEYGVWVVLVAGFSPVPYKMFTLTAGALGMAFVPFLIASIIARSAQFFLIGGLVKWGGEQMEHKLRQYVEWIGWGVLILGVLAYIIYTVSN is encoded by the coding sequence ATGAAAATTTTTACCAAAATGTATGATGCTTGCCTGCGTTGGGCGCGTCATCAGTATGCTGTTTATATTTTGGGTTTTATTAGTTTCATCGAGTCCATTTTCTTTCCAATTCCTACCGCAGTAATGTTAGCGCCAATGGCGCTGGCTAAACCAAATAGAGCTTTATGGCTTGCTTTTATCGCAGCTACCACCTCAGTGCTAGGTGGTGTTGTTGCTTACATCATCGGTGCCTTTGCGTTTGAGTCTTGGGTTCTGCCCTGGATTATCGAGCTGGGCTATGAAAGTACCTATAACCGCGCCTTAGATTGGTTTGCGGAATATGGAGTCTGGGTTGTGTTGGTGGCTGGGTTTTCACCAGTACCCTATAAAATGTTCACCTTAACCGCTGGTGCGCTGGGGATGGCATTTGTTCCTTTTCTGATTGCTTCTATCATTGCACGAAGTGCTCAATTCTTCCTTATTGGAGGATTAGTGAAGTGGGGTGGGGAACAAATGGAGCATAAATTGCGTCAATATGTAGAGTGGATCGGTTGGGGCGTGCTGATATTAGGTGTTTTAGCCTATATTATTTATACTGTCTCAAACTAA
- a CDS encoding protein-L-isoaspartate(D-aspartate) O-methyltransferase, with protein sequence MNATHISGTGMTSARTRTRLVERLRAEGIKNEELLKIIGLTPRHLFIDEGLSHRAYEDTALPIGMGQTISQPYIVARMTEMLMETGSMNKVLEIGTGCGYQTSILGKVAKTVFTVERIRALHMQARKTLTGIGQHNIQYLFADGFNGWHQYAPFDGIIVTAAPPSIPERLVSQLADGGRMMIPVGSTESSQDLILVQRKGAKIEETFIEKVKFVPLVSGVAR encoded by the coding sequence ATGAATGCAACACACATTTCGGGAACTGGCATGACATCTGCGCGGACGCGCACACGCCTTGTGGAGCGGTTAAGAGCCGAAGGCATTAAGAACGAAGAACTATTAAAAATCATAGGGTTAACGCCTCGACACCTGTTTATTGACGAAGGTTTATCGCACAGAGCCTACGAAGATACGGCGCTTCCTATTGGTATGGGGCAAACTATCTCACAACCTTATATCGTCGCACGAATGACCGAAATGCTGATGGAAACGGGGAGTATGAATAAGGTGCTGGAAATCGGCACAGGTTGTGGTTACCAAACCTCTATTCTAGGCAAGGTCGCTAAAACGGTTTTTACCGTAGAGCGTATTCGGGCGCTACACATGCAGGCTCGCAAAACCTTAACTGGCATCGGTCAACATAATATCCAATACTTATTTGCTGATGGATTCAATGGCTGGCATCAATATGCACCATTTGATGGGATTATCGTCACTGCAGCGCCGCCGAGTATTCCTGAGCGGTTAGTCAGCCAACTTGCTGACGGTGGTCGTATGATGATTCCAGTCGGATCGACTGAATCTTCTCAAGATTTAATTCTGGTTCAGCGTAAGGGCGCTAAGATAGAAGAAACCTTTATCGAAAAAGTGAAATTTGTGCCTTTAGTCAGCGGTGTTGCTCGATGA
- the surE gene encoding 5'/3'-nucleotidase SurE codes for MKILLSNDDGHFAPGISTLFDHLSKIAEVTTVAPDRNRSGASNSLTLDKPIRVNETERGFYSVTGTPTDCVHLGTHQLMPEPPDMVVAGINTGANLGDDTLYSGTVAAAMEGRALGYPAVAVSLVGHNCEHYVTAAKVAVNIIKGLETHPMEQNRVLNINVPDVPYDELKGIKLTRLGNRHRADTIIPDKDPKGRPIYWLGPLPEGQDVGEGTDFHAVLNGYVSVTPINVDLTAYNSFDELEGFLKTIDN; via the coding sequence ATGAAAATATTATTAAGTAACGATGATGGACACTTCGCACCTGGAATAAGTACGCTTTTCGACCACTTGTCAAAGATTGCGGAGGTTACCACGGTGGCGCCCGATAGAAACCGTAGTGGTGCCAGTAATTCATTGACTTTAGACAAGCCGATACGAGTTAATGAAACAGAACGTGGGTTTTACTCAGTGACAGGTACACCGACGGATTGTGTGCATTTAGGAACGCATCAGCTTATGCCTGAGCCACCAGATATGGTGGTTGCTGGGATTAATACGGGTGCCAATCTTGGCGATGATACTTTGTATTCAGGGACTGTCGCCGCCGCGATGGAAGGGCGCGCACTGGGCTATCCTGCAGTAGCCGTGTCTTTGGTGGGGCATAATTGTGAACACTATGTAACAGCAGCCAAAGTTGCGGTGAACATTATCAAAGGCTTAGAGACACACCCAATGGAGCAAAATCGTGTCTTAAATATTAATGTTCCTGATGTACCTTACGACGAATTGAAAGGAATTAAATTAACGCGCTTGGGAAATCGTCACCGTGCTGATACTATAATTCCCGATAAAGATCCAAAAGGTCGTCCGATTTATTGGTTAGGACCGCTGCCTGAAGGCCAAGACGTGGGGGAAGGTACTGATTTTCATGCGGTTTTAAATGGCTACGTTTCGGTAACGCCAATTAATGTTGATTTAACGGCTTACAATAGTTTTGACGAGCTTGAAGGTTTTTTAAAAACTATCGATAACTAA